One part of the Lotus japonicus ecotype B-129 chromosome 2, LjGifu_v1.2 genome encodes these proteins:
- the LOC130741059 gene encoding probable pectinesterase 68: MASLLILILQFLLVIFTYIFYAATTVTCVHHHHDIAFNPLSLKKNHSWIGPVGRRVITVDVNGGGQFQCVQDAVNAVPENNRMNVLIQISAGYYIEKVVVPATKPYITFQGEGKGVTVIEWHDRASDPGPNGQQLRTYRTASVTVFANYFSARNISFKNTAPAPMPGMQGWQAAAFRISGDKAFFSGCGFYGAQDTLCDDAGRHYFKECYIEGSIDFIFGNGRSMYKDCQLHSIATRFGSIAAHDRKYPNEKTGFAFVRCRVTGTGPIYVGRAMGQYSRIVYSHTYFDDIVAHGGWDDWDHANNKNKTVFFGVYKCWGPGAGAVRGVSWARELDFESAHPFLVKSFVNGRHWIAPSDA, encoded by the exons ATGGCATCTCTCTTAATTCTCATTCTGCAATTTCTTCTGGTTATTTTCACTTACATATTCTATGCAGCTACAACCGTGACATGCGTACACCACCACCACGACATTGCCTTCAATCCACTGTCTTTAAAGAAGAACCACAGTTGGATCGGACCGGTCGGTCGCCGTGTAATCACAGTTGACGTTAACGGCGGTGGCCAGTTCCAGTGCGTCCAAGACGCCGTCAATGCTGTGCCGGAAAACAATAGAATGAACGTCCTCATTCAAATCAGCGCCGGTTACTACAT AGAGAAGGTGGTGGTGCCGGCGACAAAGCCCTACATTACATTTCAGGGCGAGGGAAAGGGAGTGACGGTGATTGAGTGGCATGATAGAGCAAGTGATCCTGGTCCTAACGGACAACAGTTGCGAACTTACAGAACTGCTTCTGTAACAGTTTTTGCTAACTATTTTTCTGCTAGGAATATCAGCTTCAAG AACACCGCACCTGCACCAATGCCAGGGATGCAGGGATGGCAAGCGGCGGCGTTTCGAATATCGGGGGACAAAGCATTCTTCTCCGGGTGTGGCTTCTACGGTGCGCAGGACACGCTTTGTGACGATGCCGGCAGGCACTATTTCAAGGAATGCTATATTGAGGGCTCTATTGATTTCATTTTTGGCAATGGAAGGTCCATGTACAAG GATTGCCAGCTTCATTCAATAGCAACGAGGTTCGGTTCAATAGCAGCACACGATAGGAAGTATCCAAACGAGAAGACAGGCTTCGCGTTCGTAAGGTGCAGGGTGACAGGTACAGGCCCAATATATGTGGGCCGAGCAATGGGCCAGTACTCCAGAATTGTGTACTCCCACACATACTTCGATGATATAGTTGCACATGGTGGTTGGGATGATTGGGACCATGCCAACAACAAGAACAA GACTGTGTTCTTCGGAGTGTACAAGTGTTGGGGGCCTGGAGCAGGGGCTGTGCGTGGGGTCTCATGGGCCAGAGAGTTAGATTTTGAATCGGCCCATCCATTTCTGGTTAAGAGCTTCGTTAATGGAAGACACTGGATAGCACCCTCAGATGCTTag
- the LOC130741060 gene encoding 40S ribosomal protein S30, producing MGKVHGSLARAGKVRGQTPKVAKQDKKKKPRGRAHKRMQYNRRFVTAVVGFGKKRGPNSSEK from the exons ATGG GAAAGGTTCACGGATCACTTGCTCGTGCCGGAAAAGTGAGGGGACAAACCCCCAAAGTTGCCAAGCAGGATAAGAAGAAGAAGCCCCGTGGCCGTGCCCACAAGCGCATGCAGTACAACCGCCGATTCGTCACCGCCG TGGTTGGATTCGGCAAGAAGAGGGGACCCAACTCATCTGAGAAGTGA